One Fundulus heteroclitus isolate FHET01 chromosome 11, MU-UCD_Fhet_4.1, whole genome shotgun sequence DNA segment encodes these proteins:
- the zgc:153704 gene encoding lipocalin, producing the protein MTPLLALLGAALCSLTASAEVVPLANFDLQAMAGKWYLIGFATNAQWFVTRKATMKMGTAMLTPTAEGDLDLSYSSLSSDGSCWRKNNVAKKTDVPGQFTYVCQRYGSVNDMRVVDAKYDEYALVHTTKKKNGEISTVTKLYGRGEEVGANVMEKFRQLASEAGTLPENIVFLPKNAECPAA; encoded by the exons ATGACCCCACTGCTCGCCCTGCTGGGAGCGGCGCTCTGCTCCCTGACGGCGTCCGCCGAAGTCGTGCCTCTGGCGAATTTTGACTTACAGGCG ATGGCAGGAAAGTGGTACCTGATCGGCTTCGCCACCAACGCCCAGTGGTTCGTCACCCGCAAAGCTACTATGAAAATGGGCACCGCCATGCTGACGCCTACCGCAGAGGGAGACCTGGACCTGTCCTACTCCAGCCTCAG CTCCGACGGTTCTTGCTGGAGGAAGAACAACGTGGCCAAGAAGACGGACGTGCCCGGGCAGTTCACCTACGTCTGTCAGC GTTACGGCAGTGTGAACGACATGCGCGTGGTGGACGCCAAGTATGACGAGTACGCCCTGGTTCACACCACCAAAAAGAAGAACGGGGAGATCAGCACCGTCACCAAGCTCTACg GCCGCGGAGAGGAAGTCGGCGCCAACGTGATGGAGAAATTCAGACAGCTCGCCTCGGAGGCCGGCACTCTGCCTGAAAATATCGTCTTCCTGCCTAAAAACG CCGAGTGCCCAGCTGCCTAA